The following coding sequences lie in one Burkholderia cepacia genomic window:
- a CDS encoding porin yields MRNSTLMAACCAATCMWAAPARANVQIYGALDSFLQYARVGSQTSIGLMSGGASTSRFGFIGSEDLGGGLRASFRLESGFDLMSGRQQSAASFYNREANVAIGSDDWGTIKLGKQYPAIVPEAADPFYLVGQLSPFASTALIGSDLGRGAASLPGRIENAISYKTPTYGGLDVTVLYAFRNAAGASPIASNAGAVANFARGPVMLSGAYNAMWAGTSSTPGGTPDGPRTDSVMASASYAFGPTLASFAYTLMRPTAPGTLVAQVYSLGAIWQRGPHALRADLAYRTIAGQASHALGALLGYDYQFSKLTGVYVRFGGFRNTGQSALSFGSAPISAPCMSSTVFALGLRQKF; encoded by the coding sequence GTGCGCAATTCAACCCTGATGGCCGCGTGCTGCGCGGCAACCTGCATGTGGGCCGCGCCGGCCCGCGCAAACGTCCAGATCTACGGCGCACTCGACAGCTTCCTGCAATACGCGCGCGTCGGCAGCCAGACGAGCATCGGCCTGATGAGCGGCGGCGCATCGACGTCGCGCTTCGGCTTCATCGGCAGCGAGGATCTCGGCGGCGGCCTGCGCGCGAGCTTCCGCCTCGAAAGCGGCTTCGATCTGATGTCCGGCCGTCAGCAAAGCGCGGCGTCGTTCTACAACCGCGAAGCCAACGTCGCGATCGGTTCGGACGACTGGGGGACGATCAAGCTCGGCAAGCAGTATCCGGCGATCGTGCCGGAAGCGGCCGATCCGTTCTACCTGGTCGGCCAGTTGTCGCCGTTCGCGAGCACCGCGCTGATCGGCAGCGACCTCGGGCGTGGCGCCGCATCGCTGCCGGGGCGCATCGAGAACGCGATCAGCTACAAGACGCCGACCTACGGCGGGCTCGACGTCACCGTGCTCTATGCCTTTCGCAACGCGGCGGGCGCGAGCCCGATCGCGAGCAATGCAGGCGCCGTCGCCAACTTTGCGCGCGGCCCGGTGATGCTGAGCGGCGCGTACAACGCGATGTGGGCCGGCACGTCGTCGACACCCGGCGGCACGCCCGACGGCCCGCGCACCGACTCGGTCATGGCCAGCGCGTCGTATGCGTTCGGCCCGACGCTCGCGTCGTTCGCGTACACGCTGATGCGTCCCACCGCGCCTGGCACGCTCGTCGCGCAGGTCTATTCGCTGGGCGCGATCTGGCAGCGCGGCCCGCACGCCCTCCGCGCCGATCTCGCCTATCGCACCATTGCCGGCCAGGCGAGCCACGCACTCGGCGCGCTGCTTGGCTACGACTACCAGTTCTCGAAACTCACCGGCGTGTACGTACGGTTCGGCGGCTTCAGGAACACCGGACAGTCGGCGCTGTCGTTCGGCTCCGCGCCGATATCCGCCCCCTGCATGAGCAGCACCGTCTTCGCCCTTGGCCTCCGGCAGAAATTCTGA
- a CDS encoding MFS transporter, translated as MQDAATPLVDAPPAARRRSAQTRTIIATSAGNALEMFDFTVFSYFAALIGKTFFPVDSGAGPLLLAMATFGVGFVMRPLGGVLIGNYADRAGRRAALTLTIQLMIAGTALIALTPSYARIGVVAPVLVVIGRLLQGLSAGGEIGASTTFLMESGPLSGRGFMVSWQMISQGVAALLGALSGALLSAVLSTDALESWGWRVPFLLGLLLGPVGFYIRRHLDETHVSTHDAGGSAVREVFTRYLGRVVLGTLMIIGGTSTLYIFVFYMPAYAVRTLHLPMATSLLAGCASGLAMIVAALVSGLWIIDRLPRRKPMIAVTWLLSLACVYPAFRLLITAPSVGLMVAIVTVVMAFATAGSSAFLLLIMEAFPPRVRATALATIYSFGVTIFGGFAQFNVTWLLHRTGDPMSPAWYVLACGTVSMIALWRFRERPADSLDDGR; from the coding sequence ATGCAAGACGCCGCCACGCCGCTCGTCGACGCGCCGCCCGCCGCGCGCCGCCGCTCGGCGCAGACCCGGACGATCATCGCCACCTCGGCCGGCAACGCGCTCGAGATGTTCGACTTCACCGTGTTCAGCTACTTCGCCGCGCTGATCGGCAAGACGTTTTTCCCGGTCGATTCGGGTGCCGGCCCGCTGCTGCTCGCGATGGCGACGTTCGGCGTCGGCTTCGTGATGCGCCCGCTCGGTGGCGTGCTGATCGGCAACTACGCCGATCGCGCCGGCCGGCGCGCGGCGCTGACGCTGACGATCCAGCTGATGATCGCGGGCACCGCGCTGATCGCACTGACGCCGTCCTATGCGCGCATCGGCGTCGTCGCACCCGTGCTGGTCGTGATCGGCCGGCTGCTGCAGGGCCTGTCGGCCGGCGGCGAGATCGGCGCATCGACCACCTTCCTGATGGAATCGGGCCCGCTGTCCGGCCGCGGCTTCATGGTGAGCTGGCAAATGATCAGCCAGGGCGTCGCCGCGCTGCTCGGCGCGCTCAGCGGCGCGCTGCTGTCGGCCGTGCTGTCGACCGACGCGCTCGAAAGCTGGGGCTGGCGCGTGCCGTTCCTGCTCGGCCTGCTGCTCGGCCCGGTCGGCTTCTATATCCGCCGGCATCTCGACGAAACGCATGTGTCGACGCACGACGCCGGCGGCAGCGCGGTACGCGAAGTGTTCACGCGCTACCTCGGCCGCGTCGTGCTCGGCACGCTGATGATCATCGGCGGCACGTCGACGCTGTACATCTTCGTGTTCTACATGCCGGCCTATGCAGTACGCACGCTCCACCTGCCGATGGCGACGTCGCTGCTCGCCGGCTGCGCGTCGGGGCTCGCGATGATCGTTGCCGCGCTCGTATCGGGACTGTGGATCATCGACCGCCTGCCGCGCCGCAAGCCGATGATCGCCGTCACGTGGCTGCTGTCGCTCGCATGCGTGTATCCGGCATTCCGGCTGCTGATCACCGCGCCGTCGGTCGGGCTGATGGTCGCGATCGTCACCGTCGTGATGGCGTTCGCGACCGCTGGCAGTTCCGCCTTCCTGCTGCTGATCATGGAAGCGTTCCCGCCTCGCGTGCGCGCCACCGCGCTCGCGACGATCTACAGCTTCGGCGTGACGATCTTCGGCGGCTTCGCGCAGTTCAACGTCACGTGGCTGCTGCATCGCACCGGCGATCCGATGTCTCCCGCGTGGTACGTGCTCGCGTGCGGCACCGTCAGCATGATCGCGCTGTGGCGCTTCCGCGAACGCCCGGCAGATTCGCTCGACGACGGCCGCTGA